From the Phaeodactylum tricornutum CCAP 1055/1 chromosome 24, whole genome shotgun sequence genome, one window contains:
- a CDS encoding predicted protein, protein MYVVGTLLPPLLPTVFTVSVGISDQRLSKKRIACSNSEDILVAGKVQTACFDKTGTLTKQGLDFVSAQCIPTWNDPHSPSSPLSDTVALGMACCHSLTTSGDAMIGNAVDRVMFAASGAQQNQSWIVLNGNRMKVLKQFDFCHNRMTQSVIVKRVDGSMLAIVKGSGENVQRACLPASLPQDYERVLRESAKAGIYQISMAAKVLSPATNLEDIQRDKVELNMEFAGVINFQNVLREETPYVITQLQAAAVECLIVTGDAVLTGITIARESGIIPTGAAVLWCAMPHKDDRVEWVDFDHEGRMTDLPWSALRSGTTVLAVTGDVWDSLDISFVSELSPFVRVFGRCTPAHKVAIISHYCDQGKITLMCGDGGNDCGALKAAHVGVALSDAEASMVSPFTSLDKSIVSVTEILKEGRCALASALASYKYVIMYGQVEAIANVMNAYFMINLSEYCWMFMDGFWVISMSFTLPLGKAASALAETRPTASLLGPITASSVVGILLINTTFAIIALWILFHQDWF, encoded by the coding sequence ATGTATGTTGTTGGGACCCTTTTACCGCCCTTGCTGCCAACAGTTTTTACCGTTTCAGTCGGAATTTCTGATCAGCGTTTGAGCAAAAAAAGGATTGCGTGTTCCAACTCCGAAGATATTTTGGTTGCGGGAAAGGTCCAAACGGCATGCTTTGACAAGACTGGGACGCTTACAAAACAAGGTCTCGATTTCGTGTCCGCGCAGTGCATACCAACATGGAATGATCCTCATTCTCCTTCGTCCCCTCTATCGGATACGGTAGCTCTCGGCATGGCGTGTTGCCACAGTCTCACGACATCGGGTGATGCCATGATTGGCAATGCCGTTGACCGAGTGATGTTCGCTGCGTCGGGGGCACAACAGAATCAGTCCTGGATTGTTCTGAATGGAAACCGAATGAAAGTGCTCAAACAATTTGATTTTTGCCACAATCGCATGACTCAGAGCGTGATTGTAAAACGAGTAGACGGCTCCATGCTGGCAATTGTCAAGGGTAGTGGAGAGAATGTGCAACGCGCCTGCCTGCCTGCGAGCTTGCCGCAGGATTACGAGAGGGTTTTGAGAGAAAGCGCAAAGGCTGGTATATACCAGATTTCAATGGCTGCCAAAGTCCTGTCCCCGGCCACGAACTTGGAAGATATCCAACGCGACAAAGTAGAGCTTAATATGGAATTCGCCGGTGTGATAAACTTTCAGAACGTGCTCCGTGAGGAAACACCGTATGTGATCACTCAGCTTCAGGCAGCAGCTGTTGAATGCCTCATTGTAACCGGGGACGCGGTTCTAACAGGCATCACTATTGCGAGGGAGAGCGGTATCATCCCTACGGGAGCGGCAGTATTATGGTGCGCTATGCCCCACAAGGACGACCGTGTCGAATGGGTCGATTTCGATCATGAAGGGCGCATGACGGATTTGCCATGGTCAGCTTTACGCTCGGGGACGACGGTGTTGGCAGTCACGGGTGATGTCTGGGACTCCCTCGATATCTCATTTGTGTCGGAGCTGAGTCCGTTTGTCCGCGTTTTTGGAAGGTGCACACCCGCACACAAGGTCGCGATCATCTCGCATTATTGCGATCAAGGCAAGATCACGCTCATGTGTGGCGATGGAGGCAACGACTGTGGAGCGCTCAAGGCTGCACACGTGGGTGTGGCTCTTAGCGATGCGGAGGCCAGTATGGTGTCCCCTTTCACCAGTTTGGACAAGTCAATTGTGTCGGTGACGGAGATCCTCAAGGAAGGACGGTGTGCTTTGGCGTCGGCACTGGCCTCGTACAAGTATGTGATAATGTATGGTCAAGTAGAAGCAATCGCAAACGTCATGAATGCATACTTCATGATAAACCTATCAGAGTATTGTTGGATGTTCATGGACGGTTTCTGGGTCATTTCAATGTCTTTCACTTTGCCGCTCGGCAAAGCCGCTTCCGCTTTGGCCGAAACTAGGCCTACCGCGTCCCTCCTTGGTCCCATTACTGCCTCGAGCGTCGTCGGTATTCTTCTTATCAACACTACTTTTGCAATTATTGCTCTCTGGATTCTATTTCATCAAGATTGGTTC
- a CDS encoding predicted protein, which produces MLPSTYLRPIAEDQSDTSSLPPSQRLPLSTSSTIGPRVFSDCGSSTCAVEAGRAGSVLSDSAVSDAANLAGQHPDDDKEGTDRVRQSRRPYKTRGSGSSQAPESSRDSSSGARRRRLQREREAQHKPWQWLTHRSTLLSVGLLVMVAVGIGLLVGLGVGQGSSDSEMSAASGSGGTTDMASSTPAPTPLRGGPSAPTPTVDPRTVAQLDAVFRRVSDPALFNVPDSPQSQARNWMLTGDLLREDVLADGVDHVAQRYVIALLFYATDGPSSWAHADFLSNDEMECEWRGVHCDAITNVVDRLRFPGWNLTGSLPSELMHLTFLQEVDLSENRLVGTLPVPWFPTSTTLATDVPFPDLYWLDVSSNTLDGTLPHGVWNMPTLRFLYAHGNQLSGNIDRHGNLPSSPYLEDIRLDENLLTGPLPSWLPELSSLNIWISNSNSLSGNLPDLSNLVNLTFWDASFNNFTGRLEESWLYGMPALTKLFLDHNALTGVLPAPTAGLRNTVMAKLWLQGNQLAGPFPENFGREWPNLLELLLQDNELTGVVDACIDRQTIWPRLQRLETDCLVRNNVTTNETGPEVQCSCCTSCYTETLV; this is translated from the coding sequence ATGTTACCCTCCACTTACCTCCGGCCCATTGCGGAGGATCAGTCCGACACGTCTTCGCTTCCACCGAGTCAGCGCTTGCCTCTGTCTACATCCTCAACGATAGGACCGCGAGTCTTTTCGGATTGCGGTAGTAGTACTTGCGCAGTGGAAGCTGGACGAGCCGGATCCGTCCTTTCCGACTCGGCTGTTTCCGACGCTGCCAATCTCGCTGGACAGCACCCGGACGATGACAAAGAAGGGACGGATCGCGTacgccaaagtcgtcgccCTTACAAAACGCGGGGTTCCGGTTCTTCACAAGCTCCCGAATCATCACGGGATAGTTCGTCGGGTGCCCGTAGACGACGCTTGCAACGTGAACGAGAGGCGCAGCATAAACCCTGGCAGTGGCTCACCCACCGATCGACCCTGCTTTCGGTAGGATTGTTGGTCATGGTGGCGGTGGGCATTGGTCTCTTGGTAGGACTGGGTGTGGGACAAGGGAGTAGCGATAGTGAAATGAGTGCGGCTTCCGGTAGTGGCGGTACGACGGATATGGCATCTTCGACACCGGCTCCTACGCCCCTTCGCGGTGGGCCGTCCGCGCCGACTCCCACGGTGGACCCTCGAACGGTAGCGCAACTGGACGCCGTCTTTCGTAGAGTTTCGGATCCTGCCTTATTCAATGTTCCCGATTCGCCGCAATCGCAAGCTCGGAACTGGATGTTGACGGGTGATTTGTTACGGGAAGACGTCTTGGCGGACGGGGTTGACCACGTTGCCCAGCGATACGTCATCGCCTTGCTTTTTTACGCTACGGACGGTCCCAGTTCCTGGGCACATGCGGACTTTTTGAGCAACGACGAAATGGAATGCGAATGGCGCGGAGTCCATTGCGATGCGATCACCAACGTTGTCGACAGACTGCGGTTCCCTGGTTGGAACTTGACCGGATCACTGCCTTCCGAACTGATGCACTTGACCTTTTTACAGGAAGTCGACTTGTCGGAAAATCGTCTCGTCGGTACTCTACCCGTACCCTGGTTTCCCACGTCAACCACACTCGCTACGGATGTACCGTTTCCCGACCTTTACTGGCTGGACGTTTCGTCCAACACACTCGACGGGACTTTGCCACACGGTGTGTGGAATATGCCCACGCTACGGTTCCTATACGCGCACGGGAACCAACTGAGCGGCAACATTGATCGTCACGGAAACTTGCCATCTTCGCCCTACTTGGAAGATATTCGGCTGGACGAAAATCTTTTGACGGGACCGTTGCCTTCCTGGTTGCCCGAACTTTCTTCCTTGAACATATGGATTAGCAACAGTAATTCCCTGAGCGGAAACTTGCCAGATTTGTCGAATCTTGTCAATCTGACATTCTGGGACGCTTCGTTCAATAACTTTACGGGAAGACTGGAGGAATCCTGGTTGTATGGTATGCCAGCTCTGACCAAACTCTTTTTGGACCACAATGCGTTGACCGGTGTGCTGCCCGCACCAACCGCCGGTCTTCGCAATACAGTCATGGCAAAGTTGTGGCTCCAAGGTAATCAACTGGCAGGCCCATTTCCGGAAAACTTTGGTCGAGAATGGCCGAATCTCCTCGAGTTGCTATTGCAAGATAACGAATTGACGGGAGTTGTGGATGCCTGCATCGATCGACAAACAATCTGGCCGAGATTACAGCGCCTGGAAACTGACTGCTTGGTTCGGAACAATGTGACAACGAACGAAACGGGTCCGGAAGTCCAGTGTTCGTGTTGCACCTCTTGTTACACGGAAACGTTGGTATAA
- a CDS encoding predicted protein: MCTFIRMMRMNNFAVTLMRQRNDNDAAKTILRTLELLRETASGFIPSTSELERWRLMGEVVSVVLSNAFVNELCGAVDGVDSSTPAFYSRAMIFSVDSRRIATPTSENLATISMVLLFNAALALQRDGLRTGQSSVVQQALPVYMKIIGILGPLDLHGSHIPDTLKTISLATSVNIAHVHLEFYNRLEAKIWQTHFSVAFQCMERSHMNFDDFAIFAMNAFVFSIEGGVGFLTAAAA; the protein is encoded by the coding sequence ATGTGCACCTTCATTCGAATGATGAGAATGAACAATTTCGCCGTCACGTTGATGCGTCAGCGCAATGACAATGATGCAGCCAAAACGATTCTCCGGACTCTCGAGCTGTTGCGAGAAACTGCATCTGGCTTCATTCCATCCACGAGTGAGCTAGAAAGGTGGAGGTTGATGGGGGAGGTCGTATCTGTCGTGTTAAGTAACGCTTTCGTCAATGAATTATGTGGCGCCGTTGACGGGGTCGATAGCTCTACTCCAGCTTTCTACTCTCGGGCTATGATTTTTTCGGTGGATTCGAGAAGAATTGCAACACCAACATCTGAGAATCTTGCCACAATTTCAATGGTCCTTCTGTTCAATGCAGCACTTGCTCTTCAGAGGGATGGTTTACGTACTGGACAGAGTAGTGTTGTTCAACAAGCTCTTCCTGTTTATATGAAAATAATCGGTATTCTTGGGCCATTGGATCTACACGGCTCACACATTCCAGATACCCTCAAAACAATCAGCCTGGCAACAAGCGTCAACATTGCTCACGTGCATCTCGAGTTTTACAATCGATTAGAGGCAAAAATTTGGCAGACCCATTTTTCTGTTGCCTTTCAGTGCATGGAAAGATCGCACATGAATTTCGATGACTTTGCGATTTTTGCAATGAACGCATTCGTCTTCTCAATAGAGGGAGGTGTTGGATTTCTTACCGCCGCAGCTGCATAA
- a CDS encoding dehydrogenase methylmalonate-semialdhyde dehydrogenase (Methylmalonate-semialdhyde dehydrogenase (acylating) localised in the mitochondria. Catalyzes 2-methyl-3-oxopronoate+CoA+NAD= propanoyl-CoA+CO2+NADH), which translates to MTIIRPLLAAVSANRSFTPSNSKRFLACQPNVAGKWLNEKDVYNYFTNNAFVTSSSSDRLPVINPATQQLSGNIAENTADEFDEVVLKAVHAYEDWKLVPVQQRQRVMLEYQRLIRDRTADLAGLITAENGKTLADAKGDVFRGLEVVESACQVAPQMLGDSLAGVSSTVDTVSFREPLGVCTGVCPFNFPAMIPLWMFPLAVASGNSFILKPSEKTPSASLLLAELAAEAGLPENVLQIVHGGKDTVDRICSHKDIQAISFVGGNFAGEYIFQQGTAHGKRVQSNMGAKNHAVVLPDADRGATVRALVGAAFGAAGQRCMALSTLILVGEAQDWLSDIVEEAAKLSVGAGWEDGVDVGPLITHDAKNRVLDIIHRSIDQGAEIPLDGRDVHVNEYSTGNFLGPTVLSKITPSNIGYQEEIFGPVLACLEAKSLEEAMQIVNSNPYGNGCAIFTASGAAARKFTREIQAGQVGINVPIPVPLPMFSFTGNKASIRGDLNFYGKSGVQFYTQLKTVTSNWPYRSADLGGMTMPTMGKE; encoded by the coding sequence ATGACGATAATCAGGCCCCTTCTGGCCGCAGTATCTGCAAACCGATCTTTCACCCCCTCAAATTCAAAGAGATTCCTAGCTTGTCAGCCAAATGTCGCTGGAAAATGGCTGAACGAAAAGGATGTCTACAACTACTTCACCAACAATGCGTTTGTGACGTCTTCTTCCAGCGATCGCCTGCCGGTTATCAACCCCGCCACGCAACAGCTTTCAGGAAATATTGCAGAAAATACAGCCGACGAGTTCGATGAAGTCGTACTAAAGGCCGTTCACGCGTACGAAGACTGGAAGCTGGTTCCCGTTCAGCAACGACAGAGAGTGATGTTGGAATATCAGCGTCTGATACGTGATCGGACCGCTGACCTGGCCGGCCTCATTACGGCCGAAAACGGCAAGACGCTAGCGGACGCCAAAGGTGACGTGTTTCGGGGCCTCGAGGTTGTAGAATCTGCCTGCCAGGTAGCACCTCAAATGCTTGGGGATTCCTTGGCGGGAGTTTCGAGTACAGTCGATACCGTCTCATTCCGAGAACCGCTTGGTGTCTGTACCGGTGTTTGCCCCTTCAACTTTCCAGCCATGATTCCTTTATGGATGTTTCCACTGGCTGTGGCAAGCGGGAATTCGTTTATCTTGAAGCCGTCCGAAAAGACACCTAGTGCTAGCCTTCTACTGGCGGAGCTGGCGGCCGAAGCTGGCTTGCCAGAGAACGTCCTACAAATTGTTCACGGTGGGAAAGATACCGTGGATCGCATTTGTAGCCACAAAGATATACAAGCGATTTCGTTTGTCGGGGGGAATTTCGCGGGAGAGTACATTTTTCAACAAGGTACGGCACATGGTAAACGGGTGCAGTCCAACATGGGGGCCAAAAATCACGCAGTCGTCCTGCCCGACGCCGACCGTGGTGCCACGGTACGCGCTCTCGTGGGGGCAGCCTTTGGTGCCGCTGGTCAGCGCTGCATGGCCTTGTCGACGCTAATTCTTGTCGGAGAGGCCCAAGATTGGCTCAGTGATATCGTTGAGGAAGCAGCCAAGCTCAGCGTAGGTGCAGGTTGGGAAGACGGAGTCGACGTGGGGCCATTGATTACACACGACGCCAAGAACCGAGTCTTGGATATCATTCATCGATCCATCGACCAGGGAGCAGAGATCCCGTTAGACGGCCGTGACGTCCACGTCAATGAATATTCAACAGGAAATTTCCTTGGTCCAACGGTGTTGTCGAAGATCACACCTTCCAACATCGGCTACCAAGAAGAAATATTTGGACCCGTCTTGGCGTGTCTCGAGGCGAAAAGCTTGGAAGAGGCTATGCAAATTGTCAATAGTAATCCATACGGGAATGGATGCGCGATATTTACAGCTTCTGGCGCCGCGGCACGAAAGTTTACGAGAGAAATTCAGGCCGGCCAAGTTGGCATCAATGTGCCGATCCCGGTACCGCTTCCAATGTTTTCCTTCACAGGCAACAAGGCCAGCATTCGTGGAGATCTAAACTTTTACGGCAAATCTGGGGTTCAGTTCTATACGCAATTGAAAACCGTGACTAGCAACTGGCCGTACCGCTCGGCCGATTTGGGGGGAATGACTATGCCGACCATGGGTAAAGAATAA
- a CDS encoding predicted protein, with translation MVGSSCTGQNALLALPSKSWTDKRSADNYSLPKKLVYDKEGLLKKSGGARGLFVWKVTKARRLSVTLDRRHLVVTSHRIRSVRDLVQAATGRDASIKQIPFAVVDRIQRGPHTTRFRTAERNNGATLVRRAYAHTVDSLSIVYYSFDTNALETLDIIVPNDVTFVVILTALEDLLALARTERVRYVHSIDYLHYQWARLGKPVRDALALNEWNGWAESVGATLPKAELATMFREDCDMLGHADERLPLPAVVLLLEDVREAQAGGSMEHHPLEALWIVLVRTDPVPFAGGNNQAGDVSRNADLRDSEESISTVAFLSFLRSQQKEYQSSLEQVADLVRSLNVQQTPDELLNKKARQKTMQSNGDRLARTRFFSFLMSDANDLLDPLDGQLGVQDMTRPLSHYWINTSHDTFLATTAHSLAGKSRYAKTEAGPEKVDGQMYLTALFRGVRCLELDVWENELLEPVLARYQPIGLNYEFAVPLDDVLRDIRFFLREHPYSFPIILNIENHCSTEGQLNVAKLLYNTLGAAQLILEPEGELHDFATLPSPEAARGKVIVLAKRPKALVTGCKVRNDDFDDENHTYQPSSHTNDTSVVSLEDDDDATVGTTIVGFNSQGPIKAKDPHAPVPSAAEIVATAQLEAAQARSDAQYAQEKAEALDKLADQKETETSILTAKAGMTATEVKRRAAAAAGRSFDKGAYDADDRPEGKVLKEEGIEMHEILPGVVQGGRDQYARTAQEAMEAGNRVAVCFTRYNQAEAALFEASQNFERARGREQALAQEAQKAAAEARSHREFADSARVRVEQVRELQRNALENTSSAGNVVVTAMTEAKISEKRAADAEARAERAKEAAARDQQRADEETRKEESLENEVTELHAQCSEASEAAKAVRERVEKAATMLDRVNEQIHLIESSSQYRKEVAEGVKGGASVRHGGSFVAKHSSKLEEREICRDLIREASEENATAEARRNRIYAALEDKNHLWNEQREVVAQARRVADRSTHAAEELAEHAEEEREAAMLRYTARQRAEATAENRDSHTQSLQTQLEEAERASTEAANIAVQSRKLATRLLADGEKAKDLDHFVRTMKEAEGARNKAKIEYDAAKLEKDRCNDRMMEEKRRLDTNAEVFTRAQRAAADAVDRIQYEHLYQQEAIVAYNEALMLRSQAEDAARRSKANMAKADEKARAAQSASEYKRLTDRVVELPTNLARLSMLHRLKFQNWEKSLSLSAAHCKNIKAFTQNHLCRVFPSWNVLPSKMFTNYDPIFAWSMGCQLVPMNFHSADERLFVADGRFRTNGSCGYVLKPSSLAENNTNSVESEEWTLEVLCGSNIPIKKPKGTPNLFVKVSLFAGSTMKDKSAFYKTSIQHNYANPVWEGNNFVFAVDNPSLAIIVFSVWDQNPNGLEDFIAAAAFPASSLREGYRSVSLFDVHHSRSGPFAFASLLVKALKS, from the exons ATGGTGGGTTCCTCCTGTACGGGGCAGAACGCCCTGTTGGCCCTGCcgtccaaatcttggacggACAAACGTAGTGCAGACAATTACTCGCTGCCGAAGAAGCTCGTGTATGACAAGGAAggcttgttgaaaaagtcgGGGGGCGCACGTGGACTGTTCGTTTGGAAAGTCACCAAG GCCCGTCGTTTGTCCGTAACTCTGGACCGTCGGCATTTGGTCGTCACGTCGCACCGCATCCGTTCGGTGCGGGATTTGGTGCAGGCCGCAACGGGACGCGACGCGTCGATCAAGCAGATACCTTTCGCCGTCGTAGATCGAATCCAGCGTGGGCCCCACACGACACGCTTTCGGACGGCAGAACGCAACAACGGCGCCACCCTCGTTCGGAGAGCCTACGCCCACACCGTCGACAGCTTGTCGATCGTCTACTACTCCTTCGACACGAACGccttggaaaccttggaTATCATTGTCCCCAATGACGTGACGTTTGTAGTGATTCTCACCGCTCTTGAGGATTTGTTGGCGCTCGCACGCACGGAGCGTGTGCGTTACGTCCACTCGATTGATTATTTGCACTATCAGTGGGCGCGTTTGGGCAAGCCCGTCCGCGACGCCCTCGCGCTTAACGAATGGAACGGCTGGGCCGAGTCTGTCGGTGCCACCTTGCCCAAGGCGGAGCTCGCCACCATGTTTCGGGAAGACTGTGACATGCTTGGTCACGCGGACGAACGCCTGCCTCTGCCTGCCGTCGTCCTACTCCTCGAGGACGTTCGGGAAGCCCAAGCCGGTGGATCCATGGAACATCATCCCCTCGAGGCTCTCTGGATTGTCCTGGTCCGCACCGACCCCGTACCTTTTGCGGGTGGCAACAACCAGGCCGGGGATGTCTCCCGCAACGCGGATCTCCGTGACTCCGAAGAGAGTATCTCCACCGTGGCCTTTCTCTCTTTTCTGCGCAGTCAACAGAAAGAATATCAAAGTAGTCTCGAACAGGTGGCCGATCTCGTACGTTCCTTGAACGTCCAGCAAACTCCCGACGAACTTTTGAACAAAAAAGCCCGACAAAAAACGATGCAGTCCAACGGTGATCGCTTGGCCCGGACCCGCTTCTTCAGTTTTCTCATGTCCGACGCCAACGACCTCCTCGATCCCCTTGACGGACAACTCGGCGTCCAGGACATGACGCGACCCCTATCCCACTACTGGATCAACACCAGTCACGACACTTTTCTTGCCACCACCGCACACAGCTTGGCCGGAAAATCACGCTACGCCAAAACCGAGGCTGGTCCCGAAAAGGTCGACGGACAAATGTACCTCACCGCCCTCTTCCGCGGCGTCCGCTGTCTCGAATTGGACGTTTGGGAAAACGAGCTTTTAGAGCCGGTTCTGGCGCGTTACCAGCCAATCGGACTGAACTACGAATTTGCCGTGCCCTTGGATGACGTGCTACGGGATATTCGCTTTTTCTTACGGGAGCATCCGTACTCCTTCCCAATTATTCTCAATATCGAGAATCATTGCTCGACGGAAGGACAGTTAAACGTGGCCAAACTGCTTTACAATACGCTGGGAGCCGCGCAGCTTATTCTCGAACCCGAAGGGGAGCTCCATGACTTTGCGACGCTCCCTAGCCCGGAAGCGGCCCGGGGCAAGGTCATTGTGCTGGCCAAACGGCCCAAGGCTCTCGTCACCGGCTGCAAAGTCCGGAACGACGAtttcgacgacgagaatCATACCTACCAACCTTCTTCGCACACGAACGACACGTCCGTCGTTTCcttggaagatgacgacgacgccacggTGGGCACCACTATTGTTGGCTTCAACTCACAGGGACCCATCAAAGCAAAGGATCCGCACGCGCCGGTACCGTCCGCCGCCGAAATAGTGGCAACAGCCCAACTGGAAGCCGCCCAAGCCCGTAGCGATGCACAATACGCCCaagaaaaggccgaagcctTGGACAAGTTGGCGGATCAGAAGGAGACGGAAACGTCCATCTTGACAGCCAAGGCGGGAATGACGGCAACCGAAGTCAAACGACGCGCGGCCGCGGCGGCCGGTCGCTCCTTCGACAAAGGCGCCTACGACGCGGACGACCGTCCCGAAGGAAAGGTTCTTAAAGAAGAAGGTATCGAAATGCACGAAATCCTGCCCGGGGTTGTGCAAGGCGGACGCGATCAATATGCCCGGACGGCGCAAGAGGCCATGGAAGCGGGTAACCGCGTTGCCGTCTGTTTCACTCGGTACAACCAAGCCGAGGCTGCCCTCTTTGAAGCTAGTCAAAATTTTGAGCGCGCTCGCGGTCGGGAACAAGCGCTTGCGCAAGAAGCGCAAAAGGCGGCGGCAGAAGCACGGTCCCACCGCGAATTTGCCGATTCCGCCCGCGTAAGGGTGGAGCAGGTGCGCGAACTCCAACGCAATGCTTTGGAAAATACGTCCAGCGCTGGGAACGTAGTGGTCACGGCAATGACAGAAGCCAAGATTAGCGAAAAACGAGCGGCAGACGCCGAAGCGCGCGCCGAGCGGGCGAAAGAGGCCGCTGCTAGGGATCAACAAAGGGCCGACGAAGAGACAAGGAAAGAAGAATCCCTCGAAAATGAAGTGACGGAACTTCACGCGCAATGTTCCGAAGCGTCGGAGGCCGCCAAAGCTGTTCGGGAACGCGTAGAAAAGGCTGCCACCATGCTGGATCGGGTGAACGAGCAGATCCACCTTATCGAAAGCAGCAGCCAATATCGAAAGGAAGTGGCCGAAGGTGTCAAGGGAGGGGCGAGCGTTCGCCACGGTGGATCATTTGTGGCTAAGCACTCGTCAAAATTGGAGGAAAGAGAAATATGTCGCGACCTTATCAGAGAAGCTTCAGAAGAGAATGCCACGGCGGAAGCTCGTCGCAATCGCATTTATGCGGCCTTGGAGGATAAAAATCATCTTTGGAACGAACAGAGGGAGGTAGTTGCGCAGGCCAGGAGGGTTGCTGATCGTAGCACACATGCTGCGGAAGAGCTTGCGGAGCACGCGGAAGAAGAGCGAGAGGCTGCCATGCTTCGCTATACTGCTCGCCAGCGAGCAGAAGCTACCGCTGAAAATCGTGACTCACACACGCAGAGTCTGCAAACTCAGCTAGAAGAAGCCGAGCGTGCTTCCACCGAAGCAGCAAATATCGCTGTGCAGTCTCGAAAGCTGGCAACGCGACTCTTAGCAGACGGTGAAAAGGCCAAAGACCTCGACCATTTTGTACGAACCATGAAAGAGGCTGAGGGGGCGAGAAATAAAGCAAAAATTGAGTACGATGCCGCGAAGCTAGAAAAAGACCGATGCAACGACAGaatgatggaagaaaagcGCCGACTCGATACGAACGCCGAAGTTTTTACTCGAGCGCAACGAGCTGCAGCCGACGCTGTTGATCGGATTCAGTATGAGCATCTTTATCAACAAGAAGCAATCGTGGCGTACAATGAAGCCCTCATGTTACGGTCGCAAGCAGAAGATGCAGCCCGACGTTCTAAAGCGAATATGGCAAAGGCTGATGAGAAGGCAAGGGCTGCGCAAAGCGCTTCCGAGTACAAGCGATTGACAGACCGTGTGGTGGAGCTGCCGACGAATCTTGCTCGGCTTTCCATGCTTCATCGCTTGAAGTTCCAGAATTGGGAAAAGAGTTTATCGTTGTCAGCTGCTCAT TGTAAGAATATCAAGGCTTTCACCCAGAATCACTTATGCCGAGTATTTCCATCCTGGAATGTCCTTCCCTCGAAAATGTTTACGAATTATGATCCAATATTTGCTTGGTCGATGGGCTGTCAGTTGGTCCCAATGAATTTTCATTCGGCGGATGAACGATTATTTGTGGCTGATGGTCGGTTTCGGACAAACGGGTCTTGTGGCTACGTACTCAAACCTAGCAGCCTCGCAGAGAATAATACAAATTCCGTTGAAAGCGAAGAATGGACTTTGGAGGTCCTATGTGGGTCGAATATTCCAATCAAGAAGCCAAAGGGCACCCCGAATCTCTTTGTGAAAGTCTCCTTGTTCGCAGGCTCAACCATGAAAGACAAAAGTGCTTTCTACAAGACCAGCATCCAACACAACTATGCGAATCCTGTATGGGAAGGGAATAATTTTGTGTTTGCGGTGGATAATCCATCTTTGGCCATTATTGTGTTTTCGGTGTGGGATCAGAATCCGAACGGCTTAGAGGATTTCATTGCCGCTGCAGCCTTTCCTGCTTCATCGCTGCGAGAAGGGTATCGTAGCGTTTCTTTGTTTGATGTACACCATTCTAGATCTGGTCCATTTGCGTTTGCCAGTCTTCTGGTTAAAGCGCTCAAGAGCTAG